GCCGCGAGGACGCAGTAGTCGGCGACATTGCCGTTGGTGATGAACATCTTGGCCCCGTTTACGACGTAGCGGTCGCCCTTCAGTTCGGCCCGGCATTTGAGGGAGGCGGCGTCGGAGCCGGCGGATGATTCCGTAAGTCCATAGCAGCCCTCAACCTTTCCGCTCGCGACGGGGGTGAGGTATCTATTTTTCTGTTCATCCGTGCCGAATGTCTTTATCGGATAGCCGTAGAGGGAGTTGTTGACCGAGGTGATCACCCCGACGCTTGCGCAGGCCTTTGATATTTCGATCAGGGCCATTACGTAAGTCACGTTGTCCATCCCGGCGCCGCCGTATTCCGTCGGTACGGCGACCCCCATAATCCCCATCTCCCCCAGTTTGCGGCAGATCTCCGCGGGGTGGCGGTGCGTCCGATCAAGCTCCGCCGCGACGGGCCGGATGTTGTCCTCGGCGAATTTCCGTACCATGTCCCGAACCATTTTCTGTTCATCCGTGGGTGCAAAGTTCATAGTATTCTCCTTTATTAGGGACAGAGCCCCTATTCTTTCCGGGAAAATCAGGAAATAAATAGGGGCTCTGTCCCTATTTTCCAGTAAACACGGGTTTTCTCTTTTCGAGGAAGGCGGTCATGCCTTCCTTCTGGTCGTCGGTGCTGAAGCACTGGGCGCAGCATTCCACCTCGAGGCGGCAGGCGTTGTCGAGCGCCAGATCGTAGCCGAAATTGATGCTGTGTTTTATCATCTTGAGGGCAAAACTGGGCATTCCGGCAAGCTTGCGGGCAAACTTCTGCGTTTCGAGAAGGAGCGCTTCCGGCGCATAGACGCGGTTCACAAGGCCGAGTTCATAGGCGCGGGCGGCACTGATCTGTTCCCCGGACATGATCAGCTCCTTGGCCCGGCCGAGACCGATGAGGCGGGGAAGCCGCTGGGTGCCGCCCCAGCCGGGAATGATCCCGATCAAAATCTCCGGCTGGCCGAAGATCGCCTTTTCCGACGCGAACCTGAAGTCGCACGCCAGCGATATCTCCGTGCCGCCGCCGAGGGCGAAGCCGTTCACCGCGGCGATTACCGGCTTCGGCATGGTCTCCATCTGCCGGAGGGTTTCGTGCCCCAGCTCCATAAAGGAGACAGTTTGCTGGGGCCGGAAATTCTGCATTTGCGAAATATCGGCCCCGGCGACAAACGCCTTTTCGCCGGAACCGGTGAGGATCAGAACCTTGATCGCTTCATCGGCCCTGCATTGGTTGACGGCGTCGAGAAGCTCGCCCAGCGTCTCGGAATTCATGGCGTTGAGCGCCTTCGGGCGGTTGAAAACCAGGGTCGCCACCCCGGCTTCGACGGTAAAGAGAATGTTGTTGTAGTCCACTGTCTTTCCTCCTTTTTTAATGGGGACACAAACCCTTTTTTTCGGGATGATAGCCCGGCGATAGTATTATGTCCCCCTTTTTAAACCCGCTCGAGGACGACTGCCATCCCCTGACCGCCGCCGATGCACAGCGTGGCAAGACCGAGGTTGGAGTTCTTCTTTTGCAACTGCATCGCAAGGCTGTAGGTGATGCGGGCGCCGGTGCAGCCGACCGGGTGGCCGATCGAGATGCCGCTGCCGTTCAGATTGCAGTTGTCCGTAGTTATCTTCAGCTCCCGCATGCAGG
The genomic region above belongs to Syntrophales bacterium and contains:
- a CDS encoding enoyl-CoA hydratase-related protein, translated to MDYNNILFTVEAGVATLVFNRPKALNAMNSETLGELLDAVNQCRADEAIKVLILTGSGEKAFVAGADISQMQNFRPQQTVSFMELGHETLRQMETMPKPVIAAVNGFALGGGTEISLACDFRFASEKAIFGQPEILIGIIPGWGGTQRLPRLIGLGRAKELIMSGEQISAARAYELGLVNRVYAPEALLLETQKFARKLAGMPSFALKMIKHSINFGYDLALDNACRLEVECCAQCFSTDDQKEGMTAFLEKRKPVFTGK